Genomic window (Lycium barbarum isolate Lr01 chromosome 2, ASM1917538v2, whole genome shotgun sequence):
TTTTCTTGTTACAGAATTGATCTACCTGCAGTAAAAGTGGTAGCAGAGTCTGAATGAAACTGAAAGGATGGTTAAGAGCAGCAGCTTGTGGGGGTTTCTTTAAGAGAATAAGGCTGGATAAACAAGAAACCTTATACAAGGTTATCGATAATGATGTTGAAGAGAAATACCACATCTCTGAGGTATTTATCAAACAAATTCGCCAATATGGTAAACAATATTTTTTCTCCATGCGAAAGGAGAAGTTGACGCAACAAGTGTGCTTCCAAGCAATGGACTAAGAATAGAACAAAGAAACAAACTAGATCAACCATTCATAAGATGAAAGCTGTTAGATTTATCAAAACTAAAACAGGCTAGAATGGTTACCAAAAGGAGTTTGCTCTACTTCAGTGGTAACCATAGGTGTTCATCAAGAACAACAAGGTCATGTTTTTTtgacaagaaaaaataaaaaataaaaaaatcaagagCAACAAGGTTTTGTTTATCCCCAAGCTATAAGATCAATTCTTTCCTAAGCCAAAACCACCCTATATATAGTCTAGGGAAATTAACACAAGCAAGCCCGTGAGGTATATACATGAAATGTGCCTTAAATTGAGCAACACAAAATATCTGGCCAAACTGTTTAGGACTGGTCGATCAACATATTTGTGCAATCACAATCAAGCTTAAATTTGGTCCAGCGAGTCCCAATTTCAGACCCTGTCAGGACCTTGGTCTTCAATATGAGCCTTGGTGTGAATGCGCCGGAACACAGATGACATAATGATTAGTTGATACCTCCTAAACTAAATGAACAAGAAATGAGAAACCCATTTTAGGCTCAGAAACGTGCCAATACTTTGCTTAGGTAATGAAATAGGATAACCTAATGAAGCAACACATGTTTTGTTACTGCTAGTAGAAAACAAAAGAATCATATTCGCTTTTGCATCCCAACATCATTTGCATTTGCTACGTAATACAAGAACCTGCAGTTTTTTAAACAATGATTTCGATATTGCAGCCACGTATatgatggtttgggcatgtgatgcggagagacacaaatgccccagtgcggaggtgcgagaggctggctatggacggcttcagaagaggtagaggtaggccgaagaagcattggggagaggtgattagacaggacatggcgcatcttcagcttaccgaggacatgaccttagataggagggtatggaggactcagattagggtagaaagctagtaggtagtcgcgtttatcctttcttgcgAGTAGTTGCATTGATCTTTAGTTTCTTGCCCCTTGATTTGTGCGAGTATCTATTTGCACAGAATGGTTTATCATGGCTTATTCACTTTCGccgttttcattttcataattgctttgaattATTTACCCATATCTAACCTTtcctatgctttttcttgagccgaggctcttccggaaacagcctccctacctacggtaggggtaaggtttgcgtacaatttaccctccccagaccccacattgtgggactcACTGGGTACGTCGTTGTTGTATAGCACAATTGACATCCTTTCCTCACAATATTTCTTCCATGTAGTATCTTTCATCACAAATGAATCTTACGGTATTCCATTCTCTCTATTTTTATCTGACCATACCAGAAAGAATGGTACTATAAAACATGCTTAGCTTTTGATTACAACATGCCGCTGATATCTATACAGAATCAACAAGGGAATCAGCAATCCAAACCGAAACAAAAATTTAAAGACGAAAAAAGAAAGAGCCTGTTTGGAACAATTTTTTGAAAAGCAACAATAGGATATCTCAACTGGAAAAGTGTAACGACATTCATACAATCAGGCATTTCCTTGCAAGACAGGAATATTCACTTCGAAAGGGAAATTTCTTGACCTGATACATGATTTGAGCACGGAAAACTCATGACAATATCCATTATGTACTGAGTTTCAATCGGTGCGCTATTGGTCATAAGGGATTTCTTGGctataattaaaaaagaaaaaaaaagaaaagaaaaaagaaaaggaggcTCTATAAAAGGAACAGAGTCAAGTTCCTTTTGAGTAAAACAAGATTGAATCACACCTCAATGCATTCTACTAGTAAAGGATTTATGTCAATATGGGTAGATTACCCACAATCCCAATTTACGTGACACTTTCCCTTTTAGTCAATTCCCAAGAAAAAtaacacctttctatatttagtaataatttaactttaaacttctcattttaccctttacccttaatgagatgatttataatcaTACAAACATCTATggattgttttagaccacaagtttcaataGTAATCCTTTTATTCTTAAGCTTTGTGCCCAGTCAAACACATtcgcataaattgggacagagggagtacttacCAATGGCTTCATTTCGTTTCCAATTTGCACAATCAGATAATGGCAATACAGCATCTAGTCTAACAGTGACATATATAGTCCCTAATTTGAAAAAAGAAACCAAAAGAAACGAATTACAGCAATAACAAAAACGGAATAAGAAAAATTGCTTACCTCTCAACAAAGTGGAACCTGATAATATCTATTCATCCAACACTTTTCATGTACGACTCATATGCAATGGGTATTTTATCCTTGTAAGGCAGCAAACATTCTTCCATAAACTTTGATGGTGTCATTTTAGCAGCTGAGTATATCCCCACACCTTTTTTGAGAAGCTTGTCAATAAAAATTTTCAAGACCTTATATCTTGGGATGATTCTCTTTTCCAAACTATATTTTAACAGATTAGGACGAGATGCTAAATACTCTGACGTGCAGCCAACTTCATTCATGAGAAAAGTTAAATGTTTACATATTGTCGCCTCCAAGCATCTCAAACAAGAAGGTTGCTTTCTGATCATGGTTCTTATATTTTCATCAGACCAACCATAATCTTCTTTGTTAAAGTTGACTGACGGAACGAAATGATGGCAGCAATTCCATAGAGAAACTTACCCGATTCACGGGGGATTCCAAGGTCCCTTTCCAATCTATGAATAACATCCTCAAACCATCCAGGATTCCGCGTTATACATGCTGGGTAACGCAATATAAACTTCCTAATTTTCTCATCTGAAAGCCCAGTATCTTGAAGCAACAACACATTAGTTGCAATTGTCTTGGGAGCATTACATCTAAGCAACCAAGAATTCTTTtttaaagccttaacaacatTTTCATCACTACCCAATAAATTTCTAAGATAATCAAGTGAAGGTCTAATACAAGTATCCAAACCGTTTCTCAAAATATTATGCTTCACCGTCATAAACTTGTATAAGTCAGTCCCAGAAAGGCCAATTTCTTGAAAAATATCCAGTTTAGGTTTGAGGGTTTTGTCTACCTTGGAGAATAGTAATGTTCTTGGATTGGGTATTATCAAaaccattttttttaaagaaatcaaCCACAAATTGTGGGTTTCGAACGGGTTACCTTGGTGCTTGTTGTGACTGCTTCTTCTCTTGAAAAATAAGAGAATTAACAAGAAAGTCCAACAAGAAATTGGTTGTTGGTGAAGCATTGGTAGAGTAATGAAGAACAAATCTGAAATGGTGTGGATTCTTGACTCCATTGGCATGAATCCCAGTTATTCGAGCTAACATTAGTTAACAATGTAGTAGTGAACAAATGGAAATTGAAGTATAAAAGATTTGGTTTTTTTATTTGTATAGTCACTCTAGCAAATGAGGTTTTATGATAGTAGATATTTATATAATTATAAATTATCTCATTAGAAATAAAATAATgagaagtttaaaattaaattattactCCTTGCgtttcaatttaagtgttttagtttTCGGGGAGACTTTTCAATCTTACGATtataaattaaagatgtgtgttgCGGTTTTTAATATGTCATTAATAATGTTTGAATTGTGTAGAgagagacactctttttgaaacAAAGAAATGTAAGATACTTAAGTTGGGTCGGAGACAGTACTAGTATAAGTTATTTTTTTGGAACAaactaaaataataataaaaaaaaagtatcacataaattgagatgaaaaaatatatcatttcaggaaaacaaagaagaaaaatgtGGTTGATGAAACTGGACACaaaaatttcctttcttttttaaattgtCCTTCTTAATAGAAAAACCAACCAAGTATTGTCGAAATTCAATATCTTTTCGAATTCATACATTGTAATGTACGGAGTCCACAAGAAAAATGAAGAATTTAAAGGAAAATGTGCTAATAACTTTGGCACTTCATCGTACCAAGAAGAGTTAGAAggaaaataaattgataaaatcaCTTTGAAATTCGACAGTACCTAACTGCTAGCCGATACTCTCCTTCGGTTTGAAGATAGAAACAACAAGagatttcttttttttcttttttcatacaCATCTCACATGAGAATGTCAAGGGCAATGTAGCAACTAatccaaaaataaaagaaagtgaGGATATATTCGTCTAAGCACAAGTTTTTTTTATTCTCACGTCAGAAATACCATAGTCTCTCAACAACAATATATTAGTCTCCATAGTATGATGAGCACCAAAAGTAAGCAATCAAGGAGCTCTCTTTATAGCCTTAACTATATTTTCATCACTACCCAAAGTTCTCCTAAGCAAATCAATGGTAGGTTTCAAATGAGTATCTAAACCTCGGTCAACAATTGTTGTATCTTTAGCAATTACATTCACCAAGTCTGACCCAGATAACCCAAGATCCATAAGGCACTGGAATTTGGGTTTTAGAGTTTTTGAAACATCATAGAATAGCAATTTGGGTACTCTAGAAACTATTTCTTTCATCTGGGCCTTGTCTAAACCTGTTTGTTTCAAGAAATTGAGCACTAAATCTGGATTCTTTAAGAATTTCCATAAAGTTACCTTAGAAGAAGTAGAGGTTGCTTCTTTTTCGGAGAATCAACCAGGTATTTCACCAAGAAATGGGTTGAGGTTGATGAGTAGAGATATTGAGATTTTAAAGTGTACAAGCCAAAGCCATTGCAGAGAGATAAAACAACAGCTTTGACTCTGAACCTGATGAGCATTACAAGGGTTTATGCTAATAATGTGTATTAACGTTTCAAGGGTTTTAGGAGACCTCTCCAGAAATGGGTATTAGTGTTTACAGTCTCATCAAATTTGAGCAGAAAATTGAGAGAAAGGGCCCAAAATAGTACATGATGTATACTAAAGTTGAGCACTTTTAGTCACACTCCAAACATTACGTTAAGTTTTAACTAACAAAGACATCACCTAATTAAACAGCAAAGGAATGAAAATCATTCTTCTTGAGAACACGTACATTACCTGTGTATTCTCTTCCTTGTAATATTAGCAATAATAAAATCTCTTCCTGAGATAATGGATTGAGATTTTTGTCAAGATTTTCAGCTAACTGAATCATGCTCCCCATCAGATGCAGTGGACTAGTAGTATTCATTCCTCAGTCTTTCATGTTGTTGAGCTCTTGGGACGTAGTCACGAAAGAAGGCTTCTTTTGTACCCTAATTAGTTGATTCCAAGTCAATACTCACGCATGTCTGTTTCTACTGTAAAGAATAACCAGTCCAACTAAATATTTGTTTCCCTTAGCTAGCAGACATTATGTTTTAAAACTAGTCCTTTCTTTAGTGTTGGACTTTCAAGTAATTGAAACCTTTTTAGCCGTATTGCAAATTCAACTTATCAACAAAGGTTTAATCATCAATTACTCTCAAGaactcttctttctctttttttttctttggtaaATTAGGACTCGTGACCAGTGTTTTATGGAGATGAGCGTGGATTTGTTGGGAAAATATCTCACATGATGAGCCCGTGACTCCATTTTCATCTCTGTTATAATTTAACGAAAATTTTGGAGTGTGACTAAAAGTGTACCACTTTAGTGAACATTGTCTACTATTAGTGCTCCAAGTAAAAGAATACAGGTGATTTTGAGTCCAAGCCCAAAGATAATGTACTATTTCAGGCCTTTTCGCGAAAATTGACTATATTGTATAACTCAATAGCatttccaaaaagaaaaaaaaaattaaacaatcaGAGCTTTCTATAATTatcattcgttataacaacatttcactgtaTTGGTCCAATTTTCTCCAGGGCCGATTTTTTATGtcatattttacttctctataacaaaaTTATATCTATAATAGTAATCACTTTAATTAAAgcagtacactctttgtaaaattaattCTCTATAATAGACATGCtcaaatattttgtaagaaatatatatgtataaaaatatgacAATCATTATTAATGTCATGCACATAGTAAATTTCAAGTATGaataactaaaaagaaaaatattataTTTCTCATAGTAATCTGATTTAGTCTTACAATATTTCAAAGACTAATTACAACTACCAAAATCAGGGAAATATGTAtcaaatttataaaataaaagaaacgGTAGATATGAAATATGTGATTTTGAAAGTTTGCAAGACTAGGTCAGATTACTATGAGAAATacaatttattagtcttttcaaattttaattaatgaaatatgaaaatcaattaagattttaaaattaatgAGTAGTTTGTTTTCGTTTATAGCATAAAAAGTATAAATTTTTTTTGCGTACTCTTATTTATAACAGCCAAATGAGATCTAAACATCAAGTGTCAGTATGCATGTAACACCCCGGATCTTAAAATAAAGGTTAGACCCGTATTGTTAGAGTTTCAAAggaaatttgaaggtttgaacgttttgcaaaAGTGGCTGATGGGCCTTCTTCGGGTAACCATAACACCTTGATTCGTTGGGAATTTGAAAAATGTTCCTTAACAAAAGTTGTAGTAaatagaaatacctttccaggcatataaggatcaggccaatcggagtccggatcaaggagatatgatcattTCAAAATGGCTAATAGAGTGGTGCTCATattcgatagaatcgactaagttttcgCTAGGTCTTCCTTCCAGCCCGATTTAGTGAAAATATGTTAAGAATTTAAGAAAACTTTAAACATGGAAGttatagccctttgaaatagctttccaatggtatattgtggagcccaaagggagctctgtgctaggagttatgcccattttactgaatgTTATTAACTGAGTGTAAAATTGACAGGGGAGGGCGAGCTCGAGCGAGGCAAGTGCTCACCTTGAACCGCGCTCAGCGAGGTTGGGGTCCAAAAgtgggaaaaattcaagaaaattgtcTAAGTGTAAAATGGACAAGGGAGCTCGCCCCAAAGCGAGGCAGGGGCAAGCCATAGACCGCGCTCGGCAAGCCTAGGGTCCAAAATGCCCCATGCTATAAATTTAACACTTAACTCGAAATTTCAGTTATTAGACATTACAACTTCGTTCTAAAGCCCTGAGCAGCCATTTTTCCTCCTCTCCTCTTCCTCCCACGTTAAAGTAAGATCACTCTAATGATTCCTAAGTAATTCCAACAATTattcatgattagtaacatgattcttcaaccaaaacataggatttccaaggtaaatccttccCAAGTGATTCAAAGCTAGAGTTTTAGTGTTCTACGTCAGAAAAGCAGTTTAGTTCGTTGGATTAGAGCGattacaggtatgtgaggctaactatctacattagggaatgttcatgattctccctacgccttattcttcatacttatcagtaaattgactcagaatatagtttagccctagtttcttgaatagttatagaactgttatcttctaggcttaaagtttcataattcgttcatagtgattaatttgaatatcatgaactcagtacgtaatcaatatagacttgtgaaTTGTATCTCATGAGTCTCAGTAtgaatacttagaattattatgaACAGTTACCAGTTTCATCTTCAAAATCAGTAATCAGTTATATCTCAGTCTCAGTGCTTGTTATTGAATACCTGTATTAGGGCATCAGGCCCACAGATATAGACCCAAAGTCACagattatgtatacatatacttaGGCACCAGGCCTTTGcatgcatattattattattggacCTAAGGTCACAGACAGTAAACAGGTTATTCACTATTCAGgacagggagtattcatatctttacttctctgtttcagtttcagtttagcTTATTagttcattcagttgttttacataccagtacaattccagTGTACTGACGTCTCATTTGCTCGGGGCCTACATCTCATGATGTAGATATCGATATACAGGGTGCAGACGCAACTCGCTAGGAGGCTTTCAGATTTAGCTAGTCAGTGGTGAGCCTCAATTCTCCGAGGCCCTACCTTTATCTTTATATTCAGTCAGTTAGCAGACAGTATTCCAGTattaaggtatgccgggggccttgtcccggtagtcAGTCAGTATTTCCTTTTGaagtagaggcttcatagatttTAGTTAGTCAGATATTTCAGTATTTTGTTGGATTGTTGAGTTAGCCCTTTTGGCTACCACTTATTCAGTATTGCAGACTTTTAGTATTTCTTCCGCACAGATATATATTTCAGTTAGTTATTCTCACTCGATTAGCATGTGTTTATCATACTTAGATATCAGTACACCACATGTTGatccagccagccagttggtttgctcggtcacatgcagacaGGCATCGAGTGCTGTGTTATGCCCAGGtcatggtttggggcgtgacaatgcatacataacaacacctcactatagcagctATGAAATTTTCAGACACACGCTCCATTATACAGAGGTTTGACTGTTTGTCCAACAAGCAATAGTATTCCTTGCGGTTGGAACCTTCTGTACTAAAAAGTACACAAAACATGAGTCTCCAAAACCATACGTCTTGAGGTTCAAATCCTAACCGGCCAATTTGTAATAAGGGTATTAAATTATGTCCCTTGGGTTTCTATTTCTGCCAATCTTTTTTGTTTCTCACCCGGCTTATTTGGACTTGAACCTGAGGTTTCTCACCCAGCTTATTTGGACTTGAACTCAGGATCTCTGATTCAGGATGAAGAAGTACTTACACCTCTGCCTCAATCATGGTGGGTATTTCTCAAAACTTAGTTATGTGACTTCCAAATTCACACCAAAGATAAGATAAAGGTAAGCTTATAGGCAAAATAGAGTAAAATTTCTTTAGAAGTTTTATCGATGAGGtagaacttacgaataaaactctAATAAAGTCTGTTTCATTACATCATATTAGCAAAAAACTCATGCAAAATGTTACATG
Coding sequences:
- the LOC132628961 gene encoding transcription termination factor MTERF6, chloroplastic/mitochondrial-like, which gives rise to MNTTSPLHLMGSMIQLAENLDKNLNPLSQEEILLLLILQGREYTDLVLNFLKQTGLDKAQMKEIVSRVPKLLFYDVSKTLKPKFQCLMDLGLSGSDLVNVIAKDTTIVDRGLDTHLKPTIDLLRRTLGSDENIVDKTLKPKLDIFQEIGLSGTDLYKFMTVKHNILRNGLDTCIRPSLDYLRNLLGSDENVVKALKKNSWLLRCNAPKTIATNVLLLQDTGLSDEKIRKFILRYPAFSLWNCCHHFVPSVNFNKEDYGWSDENIRTMIRKQPSCLRCLEATICKHLTFLMNEVGCTSEYLASRPNLLKYSLEKRIIPRYKVLKIFIDKLLKKGVGIYSAAKMTPSKFMEECLLPYKDKIPIAYESYMKSVG